The following coding sequences lie in one Cannabis sativa cultivar Pink pepper isolate KNU-18-1 chromosome 5, ASM2916894v1, whole genome shotgun sequence genomic window:
- the LOC115712288 gene encoding uncharacterized protein LOC115712288 isoform X2: protein MSKAHGEDDGPPDYGNNEQESQEIEGDAPTTQLNIQTDAVIVHRAEKEVGEEQPIADDFELEEEEFFGEPEVEKQNTREPEVCSWWAAITDLHIDNDAEDEGLESESDLASGDSDEDSSSKTKLEYNPSTNIADFKWDIGLEFGNVQLLRTAVKEYFIHINAEYKLLANDLEKFRAKCRAGVSFLCIWTC from the exons ATGTCGAAGGCACATGGAGAAGATGATGGTCCACCTGATTACG GAAATAATGAACAAGAAAGCCAAGAAATTGAAGGTGATGCACCTACTACTCAACTGAACATCCAAACTGATGCAGTTATTGTACATCGGGCTGAAAAAGAGGTTGGTGAAGAACAACCTATTGCAGATGACTTTGAGCTTGAAGAGGAAGAGTTTTTTGGTGAACCAGAAGTTGAGAAGCAGAATACTCGGGAGCCAGAAGTTTGCAGCTGGTGGGCAGCTATAACAGATTTGCATATCGACAATGATGCGGAAGATGAAGGGCTCGAATCTGAATCTGATTTAGCAAGTGGAGATAGTGATGAGGATAGTTCGAGTAAGACAAAGTTAGAATATAATCCAAGCACCAACATAGCTGACTTCAAGTGGGACATTGGCTTGGAATTTGGGAATGTACAATTACTTAGGACTGCCGTAAAGGAGTACTTCATACACATTAATGCAGAATATAAATTGCTAGCGAatgatttagaaaaatttagggCTAAGTGTAGAGCCGGGGTGTCCTTTCTTTGTATATGGACATGTTAA
- the LOC115712288 gene encoding uncharacterized protein LOC115712288 isoform X1, whose amino-acid sequence MGLQNAVEKIFIGADTRFCVRHMHSNFKKDYPGLLLKQLLWATARATTPAEFERRMKDLKEVNERAYNWLAAKTPSEWSKSHFKEGVKCDMLLNNCCESFNHAIMEARDKPIVTMLESLRQWLMRRFTKNKVSVQNWNYAVHINILKILKKQKEIAKYCCVERANASTFQVSMNDGKRLSVDLDKHTCTCRRFQLTGIPCGHALATIWFARHQEWGYIHQWYHIQAYKAAYEGSVEPMPSPDNWPNKGLNPTFPPSDNILPGRPKKKRKRDADEPPPANASRHSKKGQINRCGNCGQVGHSRRTCKNMAAPQVFN is encoded by the coding sequence ATGGGGTTGCAGAATGCTGTTGAAAAGATTTTTATTGGTGCTGATACTCGTTTTTGTGTAAGACACATGCATAGTAATTTCAAGAAGGATTACCCTGGCCTTCTTTTGAAGCAGTTATTATGGGCTACAGCAAGAGCCACAACACCAGCTGAGTTTGAGAGGAGAATGAAAGATTTGAAAGAAGTAAATGAGAGGGCCTATAACTGGCTTGCTGCAAAGACCCCATCAGAGTGGAGTAAATCACACTTCAAAGAAGGAGTAAAGTGTGACATGTTGCTTAACAATTGTTGTGAATCATTCAATCATGCAATCATGGAAGCTAGGGACAAGCCAATTGTGACAATGTTGGAGTCATTGAGGCAATGGTTGATGCGTAGGTTTACCAAAAATAAGGTGTCTGTTCAGAATTGGAATTATGCAGTGCATatcaatatattaaaaatattaaagaagcAAAAGGAGATTGCTAAATATTGTTGTGTGGAACGTGCCAATGCTTCAACATTTCAAGTATCCATGAACGATGGAAAGCGTTTATCTGTTGATTTGGACAAACATACATGCACATGTAGGAGATTTCAGCTGACGGGGATCCCATGTGGACATGCGTTGGCCACCATTTGGTTTGCGAGGCACCAAGAGTGGGGTTATATTCATCAATGGTACCATATACAGGCATATAAAGCAGCTTATGAAGGTTCTGTGGAGCCAATGCCTAGCCCAGATAATTGGCCAAACAAAGGACTTAATCCCACATTTCCTCCTAGTGATAACATCCTACCAGGTAGgccaaagaagaaaagaaagagggaTGCCGATGAGCCACCCCCTGCTAATGCATCTAGGCACAGTAAGAAAGGACAAATCAATCGGTGTGGTAATTGTGGGCAAGTTGGACATAGCAGGAGAACATGTAAAAATATGGCTGCACCACAAGTATTTAATTGA